The Lysobacter sp. genome includes a window with the following:
- the aceF gene encoding dihydrolipoyllysine-residue acetyltransferase, giving the protein MTDMKEALVPDIGDFTGIPVIEILVAVGDTVAKDQGLVTLESDKATMEVPAPFAGTVRELKVKLGDNVSEGSVVAIIEAADAAAPVAATPAPAPAAPSPAAAAPPAAAPPAPAPAAAAAPSAPMGAGLPPVRFEADAVLPDKVPYASPAVRLFARELGVDLARVAGSARAGRISREDVQQFVKSALQGGAVSGGASAAMGGGLNLLPWPKVDFAKFGEIETRELSRIKKISGANLARNWAMIPHVTQHDDADITDLEDLRVALNKENEKAGIKLTMLAFLMKAVVSAMQKYPDFNASLDADGGTLVLKKYFHIGFAADTPNGLVVPVVRDVDRKGVIQIAQETGELAKKARDGKLGPAEMSGGCFSISSLGGIGGTGFTPIVNAPEVAILGVSKSAIKPVWDGKQFAPRLILPLSLSYDHRVIDGASAARFTAYLGQVLADMRRVLL; this is encoded by the coding sequence ATGACAGATATGAAGGAAGCCCTCGTTCCCGACATCGGCGATTTCACCGGTATCCCGGTGATCGAGATTCTGGTCGCCGTGGGCGACACCGTCGCCAAGGATCAGGGGCTGGTGACGCTGGAGTCGGACAAGGCGACGATGGAAGTGCCCGCGCCGTTCGCCGGCACGGTCCGCGAACTCAAGGTCAAACTCGGCGACAACGTGTCCGAAGGCAGCGTGGTCGCGATCATCGAAGCTGCCGATGCTGCAGCTCCCGTCGCAGCGACACCCGCACCGGCACCTGCTGCGCCGTCTCCTGCCGCCGCCGCACCGCCTGCCGCAGCGCCGCCTGCCCCCGCACCTGCTGCTGCAGCCGCCCCGAGCGCCCCGATGGGCGCGGGCCTGCCGCCGGTGCGCTTCGAGGCCGATGCCGTTCTGCCCGACAAAGTGCCGTACGCCAGTCCCGCCGTTCGCCTGTTCGCGCGCGAGCTCGGCGTCGATCTGGCCCGCGTCGCCGGCAGCGCCCGCGCCGGCCGCATCAGCAGGGAAGACGTGCAGCAGTTCGTCAAATCCGCGCTGCAGGGCGGCGCTGTTTCGGGCGGGGCTTCAGCGGCGATGGGCGGAGGATTGAACCTGCTTCCCTGGCCGAAAGTCGACTTCGCGAAATTCGGCGAGATCGAAACCCGCGAGCTGTCGCGGATCAAGAAAATCTCCGGCGCCAACCTCGCCCGCAACTGGGCGATGATCCCGCACGTCACCCAGCACGACGATGCCGACATCACCGATCTGGAAGACCTGCGCGTCGCCCTGAACAAAGAGAACGAAAAGGCGGGCATCAAGTTGACGATGCTCGCGTTCCTGATGAAAGCGGTCGTCTCGGCGATGCAGAAGTATCCCGACTTCAACGCATCGCTCGACGCCGATGGCGGCACGCTGGTGCTGAAGAAATATTTCCACATCGGCTTCGCCGCCGACACGCCGAACGGCCTCGTGGTGCCGGTGGTGCGCGACGTCGACAGGAAGGGCGTGATCCAGATCGCGCAGGAAACCGGCGAGCTCGCGAAGAAGGCCCGCGACGGCAAACTCGGGCCGGCGGAGATGAGCGGCGGCTGCTTCTCGATCAGCTCGCTCGGCGGCATCGGCGGTACCGGCTTCACGCCGATCGTGAATGCGCCGGAAGTCGCGATCCTCGGCGTGTCGAAATCGGCGATCAAACCGGTGTGGGACGGCAAGCAGTTCGCGCCGCGCCTGATCCTGCCGCTGTCGCTGTCCTACGATCATCGCGTGATCGACGGCGCCTCCGCTGCGCGCTTCACCGCATATCTCGGTCAGGTGTTGGCCGATATGCGCCGCGTGCTGCTGTAG
- a CDS encoding OmpA family protein — protein sequence MSPNASRTLRLLCLMLGALSMTACDRGGSDARTAAAPAESPQVVEAAPVAPPAAPAGTVETAPPAAAVFDPASVPESTATLPPFPFFKTPDGLITTFSDKDRNINFDRAHMIAGDRIVAIEGRIARDQFPLANPEQRQYSAIEFHRNYENAIRDLGGVRISQTQYTNPVVEAFGGYDKVRKHFYGICPGDYDCENHTYLIRQGGKEYWVQVSTGAGPLHGYVTVLEREGMKQSLGFLDASAMKKAIDADGRVALYINFDVDKATLRADAQPVVAEIQKLLSGDPALKLSIEGHTDNTGTAAHNQELSTARARSVLGALVGLGIDPARLQSKGFGQDKPLADNTSDDGRAKNRRVELVKL from the coding sequence ATGTCGCCGAACGCCAGCCGCACCCTGCGCCTGCTCTGCCTGATGCTCGGCGCGTTGTCCATGACCGCCTGCGATCGTGGCGGCAGCGATGCCCGGACCGCCGCCGCTCCAGCGGAATCCCCGCAGGTCGTCGAAGCCGCGCCCGTAGCGCCGCCTGCCGCGCCCGCCGGAACCGTCGAAACCGCCCCGCCTGCAGCGGCCGTATTCGACCCCGCCAGCGTGCCGGAAAGCACCGCGACCTTGCCGCCGTTCCCGTTCTTCAAGACCCCCGACGGCCTGATCACCACATTCTCGGACAAGGACCGCAACATCAATTTCGATCGCGCGCACATGATCGCCGGCGACAGGATCGTCGCCATCGAAGGCAGGATCGCCCGCGACCAGTTCCCGCTCGCCAATCCGGAACAGCGTCAATACAGTGCGATCGAATTCCATCGCAACTACGAGAACGCGATCCGCGACCTCGGCGGCGTGCGCATCAGCCAGACCCAGTACACCAATCCGGTCGTCGAGGCGTTCGGTGGATACGACAAGGTCCGCAAGCATTTCTACGGCATCTGCCCCGGCGACTACGACTGCGAAAACCATACTTACCTGATCCGCCAGGGCGGCAAGGAATACTGGGTGCAGGTGAGCACCGGCGCTGGCCCACTGCACGGTTACGTCACCGTGCTTGAACGCGAAGGCATGAAACAGTCGCTCGGCTTCCTCGACGCCTCGGCGATGAAAAAGGCGATCGACGCCGATGGCCGGGTCGCGCTGTACATCAATTTCGATGTGGACAAAGCGACCCTGCGCGCCGACGCGCAGCCGGTGGTCGCCGAGATCCAGAAGCTGCTGAGCGGCGACCCGGCATTGAAGCTGTCGATCGAAGGCCACACCGACAACACCGGCACGGCCGCTCACAACCAGGAGCTGTCGACCGCGCGCGCGCGCAGCGTGCTCGGCGCATTGGTCGGCTTGGGCATCGATCCCGCACGGCTTCAATCCAAGGGGTTCGGCCAGGACAAACCGCTGGCCGACAACACCAGCGATGACGGCCGGGCCAAGAACCGCCGCGTGGAGCTGGTGAAGCTGTGA
- a CDS encoding YajQ family cyclic di-GMP-binding protein has translation MPSFDIVSEVDLHELTNAVDQASRELTTRFDFKGVDATFALEDGTVALTAPSEFQLQQMQDILRLRMIARKIDARCLDAGDIDTNLAGVRQKIKVQQGIERELAKKIQAALKDAKLKVDTQINGDKLRVNGKKRDDLQAAMALLRGMEFERPLQFDNFRD, from the coding sequence ATGCCCTCTTTCGATATCGTCTCCGAAGTCGACCTGCATGAACTGACCAACGCGGTCGATCAGGCCAGTCGCGAACTGACCACACGCTTCGATTTCAAGGGCGTGGATGCGACATTCGCCCTCGAAGACGGCACCGTCGCCCTCACCGCGCCCAGCGAATTCCAGCTGCAGCAGATGCAGGACATCCTGAGGCTGCGGATGATCGCGCGGAAGATCGACGCCCGCTGCCTCGACGCTGGCGACATCGACACCAATCTCGCCGGCGTACGCCAGAAGATCAAGGTGCAACAGGGCATCGAACGCGAACTGGCGAAGAAAATCCAGGCTGCGCTCAAGGATGCGAAGCTGAAGGTCGATACCCAGATCAACGGCGACAAACTTCGCGTCAACGGCAAGAAGCGCGACGATCTGCAGGCCGCCATGGCGCTGCTGCGCGGCATGGAATTCGAACGTCCGCTGCAGTTCGACAATTTCCGCGACTGA
- a CDS encoding class I SAM-dependent methyltransferase: MTADRRDPALETLFLPFETGLLAWPAAGGAPAPHVLFMRARDGWPLRQQPRPGLICEQSFKPDAEALQRSGWTVGDVEDGDADVRYPLVLVLPPRQRDEARALFAQALQRCAPDGIVVACIANDEGAKSGEGDFKRLCGLDGNLSKHHCRVFWSRRDDARIDAALLAEWSTLDAARPILGGHFMSRPGVFAWDRIDPASQLLAEHLPADLRGRAADLGAGYGYLSAELLQRCPGIVSLDVYEAEARALDLAKRNLADAAARLPLRFLWQDVASGLSEQYDVIVTNPPFHAQQGAARPDIGRAFIAAAAAALVPGGRLWLVANRNLPYELELDANFGSVRIVTQQQGFKIIEAIKGAAATPQPATPASARKRRAPSRAAEARAWRGGA; the protein is encoded by the coding sequence ATGACTGCTGACCGCCGCGACCCCGCGCTCGAAACCCTGTTCCTGCCTTTCGAAACCGGCCTGCTGGCATGGCCCGCAGCAGGCGGTGCGCCGGCTCCGCACGTTTTGTTCATGCGTGCCCGCGACGGCTGGCCGCTGCGCCAGCAGCCGCGTCCGGGGTTGATCTGCGAACAGAGTTTCAAGCCGGATGCCGAGGCGCTGCAGCGGTCGGGCTGGACGGTCGGCGATGTCGAAGACGGGGATGCCGACGTCCGCTATCCCCTGGTGCTGGTCCTGCCGCCGCGTCAGCGCGACGAGGCCCGCGCGCTGTTCGCGCAGGCACTGCAGCGCTGCGCGCCGGACGGCATCGTCGTGGCCTGCATCGCCAACGACGAAGGCGCCAAATCCGGCGAAGGCGATTTCAAGCGGCTGTGCGGGCTCGACGGCAATCTCTCGAAGCACCACTGCCGCGTGTTCTGGTCGCGACGCGACGATGCGAGGATCGATGCGGCCCTGCTCGCCGAATGGTCGACGCTGGATGCGGCGCGCCCGATCCTCGGCGGACACTTCATGAGCCGGCCCGGCGTGTTCGCATGGGATCGCATCGATCCGGCATCGCAGCTGCTGGCCGAACATCTGCCTGCGGATCTGCGCGGCCGTGCCGCCGACCTCGGCGCCGGTTACGGCTATCTGTCCGCCGAACTGCTGCAGCGCTGCCCGGGCATCGTATCGCTGGATGTGTACGAAGCCGAAGCGCGCGCGCTCGATCTGGCGAAGCGCAATCTTGCCGATGCGGCTGCGCGGCTGCCGCTGCGTTTCCTCTGGCAGGACGTGGCGTCTGGATTGTCCGAGCAGTACGACGTGATCGTCACCAATCCGCCGTTCCATGCCCAGCAGGGCGCCGCGCGTCCCGATATCGGCCGCGCGTTCATCGCGGCTGCGGCTGCGGCGCTGGTGCCCGGCGGACGCCTGTGGCTGGTCGCGAACCGCAACCTGCCCTACGAACTGGAGCTTGACGCCAATTTCGGCAGCGTGCGCATCGTCACCCAGCAGCAGGGGTTCAAGATCATCGAAGCGATCAAGGGCGCCGCGGCGACGCCGCAGCCCGCGACGCCGGCATCCGCGCGCAAGCGTCGCGCACCCAGTCGCGCCGCTGAAGCGCGCGCATGGCGCGGCGGCGCATGA
- a CDS encoding type IV secretion system protein, whose translation MTLWILFKGFRILSGKSQESMMALVMDSLRAALIVAAATTMAAGGSSIVKVMSDDMMNAIYHTVTGNPTDNPYGAIDKSLGYMQLAMLSIDALQVSGDETIAAAKSRAQLFTGVGIAGPALVGGTLLMLNRIAMALFVGLGPIFILCLLFDGTKALFNKWLLFGIGTMFSLGVLSVMVSLALDVVLAVAASFWVGNFLGTNTEGISSMALQQGGLGLVMTMLIVTVPPMAASFFQGTLGNFSYHSAFGGSSSTRHQQMHSQQSSQTSHHAAPSNPGAQPDNGHKNMPVQSMPAQQLKHVNAPADISNAEKIKSESKRTRADV comes from the coding sequence ATGACGTTGTGGATACTTTTCAAGGGTTTTCGCATCCTGTCCGGCAAGAGCCAGGAATCGATGATGGCCCTGGTGATGGACTCGCTGCGCGCAGCTTTGATCGTGGCGGCGGCGACCACCATGGCGGCCGGCGGTTCTTCGATCGTCAAAGTCATGTCCGATGACATGATGAACGCCATCTACCATACCGTCACCGGGAACCCCACGGACAACCCCTACGGCGCGATCGACAAAAGCCTCGGCTACATGCAACTGGCGATGCTGAGCATCGATGCGCTGCAGGTCAGCGGCGACGAAACCATCGCCGCGGCGAAATCCCGCGCCCAGCTTTTCACCGGGGTCGGCATCGCCGGACCCGCGCTGGTCGGCGGAACGCTGCTGATGTTGAACCGGATCGCGATGGCGCTGTTCGTGGGGCTGGGGCCGATTTTCATTCTCTGCCTGCTGTTCGACGGGACCAAGGCGCTTTTCAATAAATGGCTGTTGTTCGGTATCGGGACCATGTTCTCGCTGGGCGTTCTGAGCGTGATGGTCAGTCTTGCGCTGGATGTGGTGCTGGCCGTGGCGGCATCGTTCTGGGTCGGCAATTTCCTGGGCACCAACACCGAGGGCATCAGCAGCATGGCCCTCCAGCAGGGCGGCCTGGGCTTGGTGATGACCATGCTGATCGTGACCGTACCGCCGATGGCGGCATCGTTTTTCCAAGGAACGCTGGGAAATTTCTCGTATCATTCTGCGTTCGGAGGGAGCTCTTCGACACGACACCAGCAGATGCACTCGCAGCAATCGAGTCAGACAAGCCATCATGCTGCGCCTTCTAACCCCGGCGCGCAGCCGGATAATGGCCACAAGAACATGCCTGTGCAGTCTATGCCAGCCCAGCAATTGAAGCATGTCAATGCGCCGGCGGACATTTCCAACGCCGAAAAGATCAAATCCGAATCGAAGCGAACGAGAGCGGATGTCTGA
- a CDS encoding pseudouridine synthase, which produces MKLLKLIANLGYGSRKQVTVLFREGRITNAEGEVLYTDDELGVHATHETIRVDGEPLDPPQGLLLMLHKPSGHVCSTKDKGRLIYDLLPPRFRLRDPVLSSVGRLDRDTSGLLLMTDDGALLHRIISPKSALPKVYEATLAHPLRGDEAALFASGTLMLESEQKPLLPAELEVLSPQHARLTLHEGRYHQARRMFAAVGNHIEALHRVSVGGATLGDLPSGEWRALGKQDIDRLFDATVWNAASAG; this is translated from the coding sequence ATGAAACTGCTGAAGCTCATCGCGAATCTCGGCTATGGCAGTCGCAAACAGGTGACCGTGCTGTTCCGCGAAGGCCGCATCACCAATGCCGAAGGCGAAGTGCTGTACACCGACGACGAACTCGGCGTGCATGCGACGCACGAGACGATCCGTGTCGACGGCGAGCCACTGGACCCGCCGCAGGGGTTGCTGCTCATGCTGCACAAGCCGTCCGGCCATGTCTGTTCGACCAAGGACAAGGGCCGACTGATCTACGATCTGCTGCCGCCGCGTTTCCGTCTGCGCGATCCGGTGTTGTCCAGCGTCGGCCGGCTCGATCGCGACACCAGCGGCCTGCTGCTGATGACAGACGACGGCGCGCTGTTGCACCGGATCATTTCGCCGAAGTCGGCATTGCCGAAAGTCTACGAAGCCACGCTCGCGCATCCGCTGCGCGGCGACGAGGCCGCGCTGTTCGCCAGCGGTACGCTGATGCTGGAATCCGAACAGAAGCCGCTGCTGCCCGCCGAGTTGGAAGTGCTGTCGCCGCAGCACGCGCGCCTGACCCTGCACGAAGGCCGCTATCACCAGGCGCGACGGATGTTCGCGGCCGTCGGCAACCACATCGAGGCGCTGCATCGCGTGTCTGTGGGCGGCGCGACGCTGGGCGATCTTCCTTCCGGAGAGTGGCGTGCGCTGGGCAAGCAGGACATCGATCGTCTATTCGATGCGACGGTCTGGAATGCCGCGTCCGCCGGATGA
- a CDS encoding DUF4189 domain-containing protein: MTGAAYAQFAPPSGGCPQGMHIEGFSCVYDTMAPEPGAGPQWLDSWGAIADGNGVFGTAQSMQTKRKAEKAALRACKENGGDRYCKIAMVYRNQCVVYAMSEAYDVGIASSEAISQAESRALEICGKSSAECRVRYSACSLPVQVR; the protein is encoded by the coding sequence ATGACCGGCGCCGCCTACGCGCAGTTCGCGCCACCCTCGGGAGGCTGCCCGCAAGGCATGCACATCGAAGGTTTTTCCTGTGTCTACGACACGATGGCGCCCGAGCCGGGGGCCGGCCCGCAGTGGCTCGACAGCTGGGGGGCTATCGCTGACGGGAATGGCGTCTTCGGCACGGCCCAGTCGATGCAGACAAAGCGGAAAGCCGAGAAGGCCGCCCTGCGGGCTTGCAAAGAAAATGGCGGTGATCGCTATTGCAAGATCGCCATGGTGTATCGCAACCAATGCGTCGTGTACGCGATGAGCGAAGCCTACGATGTCGGCATCGCCAGTTCAGAGGCTATTTCGCAGGCGGAGTCGCGTGCGCTCGAAATCTGCGGAAAATCCAGTGCGGAGTGTCGGGTTCGTTATTCGGCCTGTAGTTTGCCGGTACAGGTTCGCTGA
- a CDS encoding OmpA family protein, with translation MSPNATRTLLRLLCLSSLVALCLAACDRSGSATKGAGSGSATETPAPGPADVPPPKQPDFDPATVPESTATLPPFPFFKAPDGQVSVLGEQDRNVGFDREHMIAGNKIVAVEGKVARSMYSLDATDLRRYTAIAFQRNYENAILALGGVKVSKTAYTDEVVDAFGGRELLDRHYHGTCAGIDCDNNTYLLRQGNKEYWVQVSTGAIPLHGYIVVLQREGMKQSVGFLDASAMKKAIDAHGRVALHINFDVDKATLRPDAQPLLEEINKLLNADPALKLSIEGHTDNNGMAAHNQELSTARARSVLGALIGLGIDPSRLQSKGFGQGQPVADNGTEAGRAKNRRVELVKQ, from the coding sequence ATGTCGCCGAACGCCACCCGCACCCTCCTGCGCCTGCTCTGCCTGTCCTCGCTGGTCGCGCTGTGCCTGGCCGCCTGCGACCGCAGCGGCTCCGCCACCAAAGGCGCGGGATCGGGATCGGCCACCGAAACCCCCGCCCCCGGGCCGGCGGATGTCCCGCCGCCGAAACAACCCGATTTCGATCCCGCCACCGTGCCGGAAAGCACCGCCACGCTGCCGCCTTTCCCGTTCTTCAAGGCACCCGATGGCCAGGTGAGCGTCCTCGGCGAACAGGACCGCAATGTCGGCTTCGATCGCGAACACATGATCGCGGGCAACAAGATCGTCGCGGTCGAAGGCAAGGTCGCGCGCAGCATGTATTCGCTGGACGCCACCGACCTGCGGCGCTACACCGCGATCGCGTTCCAACGCAACTACGAGAATGCGATCCTCGCGCTCGGCGGCGTGAAGGTCAGCAAGACCGCATACACCGATGAGGTCGTCGATGCCTTCGGCGGGCGCGAACTCCTGGACAGGCATTACCACGGCACCTGCGCGGGCATCGACTGCGACAACAACACCTATCTGCTCCGCCAGGGCAACAAGGAATACTGGGTGCAGGTCAGCACCGGCGCGATTCCGCTGCACGGCTACATCGTGGTGCTGCAACGCGAAGGCATGAAGCAATCGGTCGGTTTCCTCGACGCTTCTGCGATGAAAAAAGCCATCGACGCCCACGGGCGGGTCGCGCTGCACATCAACTTCGATGTCGACAAGGCGACCTTGCGCCCGGACGCCCAGCCCCTGCTCGAAGAGATCAACAAACTGCTCAACGCCGATCCGGCGCTGAAGCTGTCGATCGAAGGCCACACCGACAACAACGGCATGGCCGCGCACAACCAGGAGCTGTCGACTGCACGCGCGCGCAGCGTGCTGGGCGCGCTGATCGGTCTCGGCATCGATCCTTCACGCCTGCAGTCCAAGGGCTTCGGGCAGGGCCAGCCGGTGGCCGACAACGGCACCGAAGCCGGCCGCGCCAAGAACCGGCGCGTGGAGTTGGTGAAGCAATGA
- a CDS encoding DMT family transporter: MLAAVGLFAMMDAGLKLLSGHYPPMQVAALRGGASLPFVLTWVLATVGARSLFRVRWRLHLLRAVLGILMMAPFVYALRTLPLSTAYTIFFIAPLLITALSVPILGERVGPRRWTAIAVGFLGVMVVLRPTGEGIGSLAGLAVLLAAFGYAVSAITVRVLARTDSSQAIVVWLLVSMALGAGLLALPQWVPIRSADLWLIAGVGIAGALGQYTITEAFRQGEASLIAPLEYSALLWGVLLDFSLWGVLPDGMTWVGAAIIVLSGLYLLRRERVHLEAEHP; encoded by the coding sequence ATGCTTGCTGCGGTCGGTCTGTTCGCAATGATGGATGCCGGCTTGAAATTGCTGTCCGGGCACTATCCGCCGATGCAGGTGGCGGCGCTTCGCGGCGGTGCCTCGCTGCCGTTCGTCCTGACCTGGGTATTGGCGACGGTGGGCGCGCGCAGTCTGTTCCGGGTGCGTTGGCGGCTGCATCTGCTGCGCGCCGTGCTCGGCATCCTGATGATGGCGCCCTTCGTCTACGCCCTGCGCACCTTGCCGCTGTCCACCGCCTACACCATTTTCTTCATCGCGCCGTTGCTGATCACCGCGCTGTCGGTGCCGATCCTGGGCGAACGGGTCGGCCCGCGACGCTGGACCGCGATCGCGGTCGGTTTCCTCGGCGTCATGGTGGTGCTGCGCCCCACCGGCGAAGGCATCGGCAGTCTGGCCGGGCTGGCGGTGCTGCTGGCGGCGTTCGGCTATGCGGTTTCCGCGATCACGGTGCGGGTGCTGGCCCGGACCGACAGCAGTCAGGCGATCGTGGTTTGGCTGCTGGTATCGATGGCGCTGGGCGCCGGTCTGCTGGCATTGCCGCAGTGGGTGCCGATCCGCAGCGCGGATCTGTGGCTGATCGCGGGCGTGGGCATCGCCGGTGCGCTCGGGCAATACACCATCACCGAGGCGTTCCGCCAGGGCGAGGCGTCGTTGATCGCGCCGCTGGAATACAGCGCCCTGCTCTGGGGCGTGCTGCTGGATTTCAGCCTCTGGGGCGTGTTGCCCGATGGCATGACCTGGGTCGGCGCGGCCATCATCGTGCTCAGCGGCCTGTATCTGCTGCGGCGCGAGCGGGTCCATCTGGAGGCCGAGCACCCCTGA
- the lpdA gene encoding dihydrolipoyl dehydrogenase, translated as MTNSIEVKVPDIGDFDKIPVIEILVAVGDTVVKDQGLVTLESDKATMEVPSSAAGVVKEIKVKLGDGVSEGSVIAIVETAAVSPLPLAGEVVAHSAAGEGASAKSPSPQPSPAGGRGSEKADIECRMLVLGAGPGGYTAAFRSADLGLDTVLVERYAALGGVCLNVGCIPSKALLHAANVIDEAAHAKDYGIDFGAPKIGLDALRGYKEKVVGQLTKGLAGMSKQRKVRVVQGTGRFVSPNEIEVQGDAGTQLIRFEQCIIAAGSQPVKLPAFPWGDPRVMDSTDALELKDIPKTLLVVGGGIIGLEMATVYRALGSAVTVVEFMDQIMPGADTDLIKPLADRLKKQGVAIHLKTKVTEAKATKAGIVCGFDGASLPASDTYDRVLVAVGRVPNGNKLDAGKAGVAVTERGFINVDRQMRTNVPHIFAIGDIIGQPMLAHKATHEGKLAAEVAAGEKKEWVARVIPSVAYTDPEIAWVGITETEAKAKGLKIGVGKFPWAASGRAIGIGRTEGFTKLIFDEASHRIVGAGIVGVHAGDLIAEVGLAIEMGCEVADIGHTIHPHPTLSESVGMAAEVFEGTITDLYLPKKAK; from the coding sequence ATGACGAACAGCATTGAAGTGAAAGTCCCCGACATCGGCGACTTCGACAAGATCCCGGTGATCGAGATCCTGGTCGCCGTCGGCGATACCGTGGTGAAGGACCAGGGCCTGGTCACGCTGGAATCCGACAAGGCGACGATGGAAGTGCCGTCGTCCGCAGCGGGCGTGGTGAAAGAAATCAAGGTGAAACTGGGCGATGGCGTGTCCGAGGGCAGCGTGATCGCCATCGTCGAAACCGCCGCCGTATCGCCTCTCCCGCTTGCGGGAGAGGTCGTCGCGCACAGCGCGGCGGGTGAGGGCGCTTCGGCCAAAAGCCCCTCACCCCAACCCTCTCCCGCGGGCGGGAGAGGGAGCGAAAAAGCCGACATCGAATGCCGCATGCTCGTGCTCGGCGCCGGCCCCGGCGGCTACACCGCTGCGTTCCGCAGCGCCGATCTCGGCCTCGACACCGTGCTGGTCGAACGCTACGCCGCGCTCGGCGGCGTCTGCCTCAACGTGGGCTGCATTCCGTCGAAGGCGCTGCTGCATGCGGCCAACGTGATCGACGAAGCCGCGCACGCGAAGGATTACGGGATCGACTTCGGCGCGCCGAAGATCGGCCTCGATGCGCTGCGCGGCTACAAGGAAAAAGTCGTCGGCCAGCTCACCAAGGGGCTCGCCGGCATGTCCAAGCAGCGCAAGGTGCGGGTGGTGCAGGGCACGGGGCGGTTCGTATCGCCGAACGAGATCGAAGTGCAGGGCGACGCAGGCACGCAGTTGATCCGCTTCGAGCAGTGCATCATCGCCGCCGGTTCGCAGCCGGTGAAATTGCCCGCGTTCCCGTGGGGCGACCCGCGGGTGATGGATTCGACCGACGCGCTCGAATTGAAAGACATTCCGAAGACGCTGCTGGTCGTCGGCGGCGGCATCATCGGACTGGAAATGGCGACGGTCTATCGTGCGCTCGGCAGCGCCGTGACCGTGGTCGAATTCATGGACCAGATCATGCCCGGCGCCGACACCGACCTGATCAAGCCGCTCGCCGATCGCCTGAAGAAGCAGGGCGTCGCGATCCATCTGAAAACGAAAGTGACCGAGGCCAAGGCGACCAAGGCCGGCATCGTCTGCGGCTTCGATGGCGCCAGTCTTCCGGCGAGCGATACCTACGATCGCGTACTCGTCGCTGTCGGTCGCGTACCGAACGGCAACAAGCTCGACGCCGGCAAGGCGGGCGTCGCGGTGACCGAGCGCGGCTTCATCAACGTCGACCGGCAGATGCGCACCAACGTGCCGCACATCTTCGCGATCGGCGACATCATCGGCCAGCCGATGCTCGCGCACAAAGCCACGCACGAAGGCAAGCTCGCAGCGGAAGTCGCGGCCGGCGAAAAGAAAGAGTGGGTGGCGCGGGTGATTCCCTCGGTGGCCTATACCGATCCGGAAATCGCCTGGGTCGGCATTACCGAAACCGAAGCGAAAGCCAAGGGATTGAAGATCGGTGTCGGCAAATTCCCATGGGCCGCGTCGGGCCGCGCCATCGGCATCGGCCGTACCGAAGGCTTCACGAAGCTGATCTTCGACGAGGCGAGCCATCGCATCGTCGGCGCCGGCATCGTCGGCGTGCATGCGGGCGATCTGATCGCCGAAGTCGGCCTCGCGATCGAAATGGGCTGCGAAGTCGCCGATATCGGCCACACCATCCATCCGCATCCCACGCTCAGCGAATCGGTGGGCATGGCGGCGGAAGTGTTCGAAGGCACGATTACCGATCTTTACCTGCCCAAGAAGGCCAAGTAG
- a CDS encoding DUF1415 domain-containing protein, translated as MNDRLEPGESEPVELAATRRWLERAVIGLNLCPFAKAVYVKHQVRFVLSDAELAEDLLEELAEELLRLRDTPADQTDTTLLVHPQVLTDFLDYNDFLDRVDALVEALELDGTLQVASFHPDYRFADTDADDPGNCTNRAPYPTLHLLREASLDKAIAAYPEADVIVERNLDTMAGLGIEGFRKLLQSNSDFDTMHRIEAQ; from the coding sequence ATGAACGACCGGCTCGAACCCGGCGAAAGCGAGCCTGTCGAGCTCGCCGCCACCCGCCGCTGGCTGGAGCGCGCGGTGATCGGCCTGAATCTCTGCCCGTTCGCCAAGGCCGTGTACGTCAAACATCAGGTGCGCTTCGTGCTGAGCGACGCCGAACTGGCGGAAGACCTGCTCGAAGAGCTCGCCGAAGAACTGCTGCGCCTGCGAGACACGCCTGCCGACCAGACCGACACCACGCTGCTCGTGCATCCGCAGGTGCTGACCGATTTCCTCGACTACAACGATTTCCTCGACCGCGTCGATGCGCTGGTCGAAGCGCTGGAACTCGACGGCACGCTGCAGGTCGCCAGTTTCCACCCCGATTACCGGTTCGCGGACACCGACGCCGACGACCCGGGCAACTGCACCAATCGTGCGCCCTACCCCACGCTGCATCTGCTGCGCGAAGCGAGCCTCGACAAGGCCATCGCCGCGTATCCGGAAGCCGACGTCATCGTGGAGCGCAATCTCGATACGATGGCCGGACTGGGTATCGAAGGGTTCCGCAAGCTTCTGCAATCAAACAGCGATTTCGACACAATGCATCGAATCGAAGCACAGTAG